The genomic region GGGCTTTTTCACCTGCTACGCGCAAGGAACGCGCTTTAGGGTCGTGACAGAGGCAGATACCTTCGTCCCCTTGCGCCCCATCCATAAGAGGCTGATCACAAATATGACCATTTTCATTGTTTGCCATAAGGATTTGCCGAGCTACCCTCCTCCCGAGGGCTCGAAAATCATATGGCTCAATTCCAAACCTCCTTTGGAAAACAAGGGTATGGACGTCATTGCCGGTTATGATTTTTTCAGCGAGCCGGAGGAGCTTCACGCGAAATTGTCAGGATCGCTAGGAACGATCGTCATTGCAAAAGTCGTTTCGGAAGAATCAGCAAAACCTCGAAACATTACCATCTGGCAGTATCGTAAATTTCTAACACGACTGAAAATCGGAACGCCGAATCCCGAATATCCTGGGATGAATACGGCGACTTCAGAAGAAGTAGAAATCACGAGACCGGAGGACCCGGAATTTTTTCCAGAAAGTTTCTTCCTACCTCGGCCGTTAAATCTCCACAACATATCTCAGCACTATGCACGCTTCCACAATATTGTTGACTTCCTGAGATATACAGCGTTTGCAATCGAAGCAAGCACTATAACCCAAGCCGAAGCTTTGCATTTTTTTAATTCCAGCACTTTCGTTCCTGGAGGCATTGAACTCGGCACGTACCCGACGGACTGGTGGCTGGATACTTTTGTGCGCATGGTGGCGCCGTCTTTTGAATTTGCGAAACGATATCAACCGTTTCAAGCCGAAGATCCGGTGCAGAAACGTGCGATCTCATTTTGCCAGGAGCGTCTGGGAAGCTATCTTCTCATCAAACGGATAGCCGAACTCTACGGCAATACTCTACCAGGATCCTTGTTCGGAGATATAGCTACCGTATCGAATGATGGGCTCTATAGAAGCGGTACCTAAAACCGAGGCGGCCCAATTCCAGACGCAACATCGCAACTCTTTGCGATACTGGTAGCAGAAGCGGCTGAGCCAACAAAGCCGGCTGGAGCATGACGCCGAAAAGTGAGTGCAGCTTTCTCAAATCATGCTCTAATTCCTCAATGGAGAACAGGATTCAGATCTTAGGCCGATCCGGCCTGAGATCATCCCGGTCTAGAACTCTCCCGCCAGGCTGAAACGCGACAGTTCTGCGAACAGTGTGGCGCAAGCTTCACCTCAAATAGTAGGCACCAAACAGGCTCGAATTGCCGTTCTGCGGATTGCCCATGCAGACGGTCGCCATTCGCGAAGGACAATACCTTGACGATCAATCAGCCCATTTCTTCTTTGCCGGCCGGTCTTCCCGATCTGGCGCTTCTCACGGAGAAAGCGGCCGGCACGGGATCCGTCATTATCTATCAGCCTTATCTCGATCCTTCGCAGCGCAGCCAGCTCGACGCGGCGGCCATGCCGTTGGACATCTCGTTCAATACGCAGGCGACGACCCGCGAATATGAACTCTTCCTCACCCTGCATCAGCATCACGAGGCGATCGGTCTCGGCGACGACGTGTTCTGGGGGCTGCTTTCGAGCAAATTCGAGATGAAGTCGGTGACGAGCTTCCCGTCCTTCGTCACGGAAGCGGAAAAGGCCAGGGCGGAAGGTGCGGACGCCTATCTTTACAATCCGCTGATCGGCCACGCGGCGATCTACAGCAACGTCTGGGAACATTCGCTGCTTGGCGGTCATCCCGGCATGGAGCCGATCTTCCTGCATCTCCAGGAGCTCGGCTATCCGATCGCGCCGCCGCAGGACAAGATTGCCTTCCTGTTCTGCAACTATTTCTGCGGCAACCGGAAATTCTGGTCCGGCTATTTCGCTTTTTGCGAACGTATTCTCGAATCGCTGGAAAACCAGGCGCGCGCCGGCACGGCGGCGGGTGCTGCCTATGCCGGTACGGCCAATTATTCACGCGATGCCAACGCGAAGATGCGCCCCTTCGTGATCGAGCGTCTGCTCGGCCTTTATGTCCAGCAGGCTATCGCCTCCGGATTGAAGATCGCCGCCTTCGTGCCGACCCTTGCCGATTTCGAATGGAAGTTCGGTGTCCGCCTCGGCCGGATGCTGCATGGCCTCTTCGCCGCCAAGGAAGCCTTTCTGCGGAGCCGTGAAGATGCTCTCCTGACCGCGTGGCAGCAAGGCCGCCAGCCGCTCATCAAGCAGCCGCATCTGATCTGGGGAGCCGATGATCCGCCCGCCTGGATGCCGCGCGGCCAATTTATCGGCGGCCGCGAATTGACGCGCGCCTATGCTGCGCAGGCTTCCGGCGCCTCTCCGGTGCCGCAGCAGCCGGAAAGGACGGAAAGGCCCGCTATACCGGCCGCGCCGAAAATCGAGCAGCCGCTCCGCAGCGCATTGCAGCCCTTTGCCGGCGGATGGCAGGCACACAAGGACCGTCATTGCATCTGGATCGTGACGCCCGACAACTACAATCACAGCCACGCCTTCAACGAAGTCGCGCTCGGCCTGCAGGGCGCCTTCGAGGAACTCGGCGGCTCGGCGCCGATCACCCGCGACATGAACGCATTCGCCGGCCGTGCGCCGATCATCTACGGCGGCAACCTTCTCGCTCCCGAAGTCCTCAGCCATCTGCCGAAGGACAGCGTCGTCATCAATCTCGAGCAGGTGTCCGAAGAAAGCAGCTGGATCAATTCGCGTTACACCTCGATCCTGAAATCGCTTCCGGTTCTCGACTACAGCCCGCGCAACCGGGAAAACCTCGCCGCCAAGGGCATCGATCACGCCGGCGTGCTCGAAATCGGCTATAGCCGCTGCCTCAGCCAGATAACCCACGCCGCCGTCAAAGATATCGACGTGCTCTTCTACGGCTCGATGAACGAACGCCGCCACCATATCCTGAAGACGCTGAAGGACAGCGGGCTCAAGGTCGCGCACCTCTTCAACATCTATGGTGCGGAACGCGATGCGGCGATTGCCCGTTCCAAGATCGTGATCAACATCCATCATTATGCGAGCGGCGTCTTCGAGATCGTGCGCATTTCCTATCTGCTCGCCAATCGCGTCTGCGTGCTGACGGAAGGCGACATCCGCGATCCGGACCTCCAGTCCTTCATCGGCGGCTTGGCAATCGAGCCCTATGACGACATGATCGGGCGCTGCTACAAGCTGATCGCCGATGCCGACGAGCGCGACGCCATTGCCGCGGCAGGCCTTGCCGCCATGCGGAGCCGTTCGCAGGCAGAGATGCTGATGAGCGTCATGAAAGCAGGCGCCTGATGAAGGCCGCAGAAAAGGCACGTCATGCAAATTGAGACCGCAGCCATCGAGGGCATCGTTGCAATCACCCCGCCACGTTTCGGCGATCACCGCGGCTACTTCTCCGAGGTCTTCAAGGATGCTTGGTTCCGGGAAAATGTGGCCGACGTCACGTTCGTCCAGGACAATGAATCGCTTTCTGCGCAGGCCGGCACCGTCCGGGGGCTGCATTTCCAGATCCCGCCCTTCGCACAGGGCAAGCTGGTGCGCTGCCTTGCCGGCCGGATCATGGATGTCGTCGTCGATATCCGCGAGGGATCGCCGAGCTTCGGCAAATGGCTCTCTCAGGAGCTCTCGCCGGAAACCGGCAAGCAGCTCTGGATACCGGCCGGTTTCGCACACGGATTCGTAACGATCGAACCGAACAGCGTCATCAGCTACAAGGTAACCGCCCCCTACAGCCCGCAGCATGATCGGGGCATCGCGTGGAACGATCCGGCGATCGGCATTCGCTGGCCCTTCGATGAGGGAGACATGGTATCATCAGACAAGGACAAGACGTTGCCGCGGCTCGCCGATCTGCCAGATCATTTTTCCTATTCAACACAGCAACCCCAGGATTGATCGACGATGCGCATACTGGTTACGGGCGGAGCGGGCTTCATCGGATCGGCATTGGTGCGCCATCTCGTCAGCGAGATTGGCGCCGAGGTGCTGAATGTCGACGCGCTGACCTATGCCGGCAATCTGGCATCGCTGAAATCCGTCGAATCGGCCCCGAACTATCAATTCCTGCACGCCGACATCTGCGACCGCGCCAGGATGCAGGAAGCACTCGCGTCCTTCCGCCCTGATATCGTCATGCATCTCGCGGCAGAGAGCCATGTCGACCGCTCGATCTCGGGCGCGGCCGATTTCATTCAGACCAACATCGTCGGCACATTCAGCCTGCTGGATGCCGCACGGCACTATTGGGATGGGCTTGACGCTCGCAGCAAGAGCGCCTTCCGTTTTCTGCATGTCTCGACGGACGAAGTCTACGGCTCGCTCGGCGACCAGGGCCTCTTCGAGGAGACGACGCCTTACGATCCGTCGTCGCCCTACTCCGCCTCCAAGGCCGCGAGCGACCATCTGGCGATCGCCTGGCATCGTACCTACGGCCTGCCCGTCGTTGTCTCCAATTGCTCCAACAATTACGGCCCGTTCCATTTCCCTGAGAAGCTCATTCCGCTGATGATCCTGAACGCACTGGAGGGCAAGCCTCTTCCGGTTTACGGCAATGGCGCAAATGTCCGCGACTGGCTCTATGTCGAAGACCACGCCTGCGCGCTCTACACGATCGCATCCAGAGGGCGCCCCGGCGAAAAATACAATGTGGGCGGCCGCAATGAGCGCCGGAACATCGATGTCGTCCATCGCATCTGCGCTATTCTCGACGGTGTCTATAGCGACAAGGCACCGCATGCGCGCCTGATCACCAACGTCACGGACCGCCCCGGGCACGACGCACGCTATGCGATCGATGCCTCGAAACTTGAAAGCGAACTCGGCTGGACGGCGCAAGAGACCTTCGAAACCGGCATCGAGAAGACCGTGCACTGGTACCTGGAAAACGAATGGTGGTGGAGGCCGCTGCGCGAAAACGTCTACTCCGGCGAACGCCTCGGCGTTTTCAAGGGGCGATAAGATGCGCATAGCCGTCACCGGCAAACAGGGCCAGATCGTTCAGTCGCTAATCAGACGCGGCGCCGAAACGGGCGTCGAAATCATTGCGGTCGGGCGCCCGGAAATGGATCTTTCGGATCCTGCAAGCGTCGCAGCCGCCTTCTCGGCTCTGCGCCCCGATGTCATCGTCTCGGCGGCCGCCTATACGGCGGTCGACAAGGCCGAGAGCGAGGCCGAGCTTGTCTTTTCCGTCAACGCGGCCGGCGCCGGGGCGGTTGCCGAGGCCGCCGCGCGGATCGGGGTCCCGGTCATTCACATTTCGACCGACTACGTCTTCAGCGGCGACAAGGCCTCCGCATATTCCGAAGAGGATGCGATGGCGCCGATCTCCGTCTATGGGCGTTCGAAACTCGCCGGCGAGAAGGCCGTTGCGGCGGCGAACCCGAACCACGTCATCTTGCGCACCGCCTGGGTCTATTCGCCCTTTGGCGCCAATTTCCTGAAAACGATGCTGCGGCTTTCCGAGGCGCGCGATCATCTTCGCGTCGTCGCCGATCAGACGGGATGCCCAACCTCGGCACTCGACATCGCCGACGCGATTCTGGCGATCGCGACCCGTATCGTCGCGGACCCCGCGCCATCGCTGCGCGGCACCTTTCACCTGACCGGCAGCGGCGAAGCAAGCTGGGCTGATTTCGCCGAAGCAATATTCGCGGCGCTTCTTAAATCCGGCGGCAAAAATGTCGGCGTCGAGCGCATCCCGACGGCGGACTATCCGACACCGGCCAAGCGTCCCGCCAATTCACGCCTCAACGGCGACAAGCTCGCCACAACCTATGGAATCCGGCTCCCGGAGTGGAAGCAGTCCATGACGATCGTCATGCAAGACCTTCTGAACAAAGGTCTTTAAGGAGAAAGCATGAAGGGCATTATTCTCGCTGGCGGCACAGGCACACGTCTGCATCCGATCACGCAAGCGATCTCGAAACAATTGATGCCGGTCTACGACAAGCCGATGATCTACTACCCGCTGACGACGCTCATGCTCGCCGGCATCAGGGAGTTGCTGATCATCACCACGCCTCACGACGTCGAAGCCTTCAAGCGCCTTCTCGGCGACGGCTCGCAATGGGGAATTTCGCTGAGCTATGCCGTACAGGCGAGCCCGGACGGCCTCGCCCAG from Rhizobium sp. BT03 harbors:
- a CDS encoding glycosyltransferase family 1 protein, with translation MTINQPISSLPAGLPDLALLTEKAAGTGSVIIYQPYLDPSQRSQLDAAAMPLDISFNTQATTREYELFLTLHQHHEAIGLGDDVFWGLLSSKFEMKSVTSFPSFVTEAEKARAEGADAYLYNPLIGHAAIYSNVWEHSLLGGHPGMEPIFLHLQELGYPIAPPQDKIAFLFCNYFCGNRKFWSGYFAFCERILESLENQARAGTAAGAAYAGTANYSRDANAKMRPFVIERLLGLYVQQAIASGLKIAAFVPTLADFEWKFGVRLGRMLHGLFAAKEAFLRSREDALLTAWQQGRQPLIKQPHLIWGADDPPAWMPRGQFIGGRELTRAYAAQASGASPVPQQPERTERPAIPAAPKIEQPLRSALQPFAGGWQAHKDRHCIWIVTPDNYNHSHAFNEVALGLQGAFEELGGSAPITRDMNAFAGRAPIIYGGNLLAPEVLSHLPKDSVVINLEQVSEESSWINSRYTSILKSLPVLDYSPRNRENLAAKGIDHAGVLEIGYSRCLSQITHAAVKDIDVLFYGSMNERRHHILKTLKDSGLKVAHLFNIYGAERDAAIARSKIVINIHHYASGVFEIVRISYLLANRVCVLTEGDIRDPDLQSFIGGLAIEPYDDMIGRCYKLIADADERDAIAAAGLAAMRSRSQAEMLMSVMKAGA
- the rfbC gene encoding dTDP-4-dehydrorhamnose 3,5-epimerase; the encoded protein is MQIETAAIEGIVAITPPRFGDHRGYFSEVFKDAWFRENVADVTFVQDNESLSAQAGTVRGLHFQIPPFAQGKLVRCLAGRIMDVVVDIREGSPSFGKWLSQELSPETGKQLWIPAGFAHGFVTIEPNSVISYKVTAPYSPQHDRGIAWNDPAIGIRWPFDEGDMVSSDKDKTLPRLADLPDHFSYSTQQPQD
- the rfbB gene encoding dTDP-glucose 4,6-dehydratase; translation: MRILVTGGAGFIGSALVRHLVSEIGAEVLNVDALTYAGNLASLKSVESAPNYQFLHADICDRARMQEALASFRPDIVMHLAAESHVDRSISGAADFIQTNIVGTFSLLDAARHYWDGLDARSKSAFRFLHVSTDEVYGSLGDQGLFEETTPYDPSSPYSASKAASDHLAIAWHRTYGLPVVVSNCSNNYGPFHFPEKLIPLMILNALEGKPLPVYGNGANVRDWLYVEDHACALYTIASRGRPGEKYNVGGRNERRNIDVVHRICAILDGVYSDKAPHARLITNVTDRPGHDARYAIDASKLESELGWTAQETFETGIEKTVHWYLENEWWWRPLRENVYSGERLGVFKGR
- the rfbD gene encoding dTDP-4-dehydrorhamnose reductase; its protein translation is MRIAVTGKQGQIVQSLIRRGAETGVEIIAVGRPEMDLSDPASVAAAFSALRPDVIVSAAAYTAVDKAESEAELVFSVNAAGAGAVAEAAARIGVPVIHISTDYVFSGDKASAYSEEDAMAPISVYGRSKLAGEKAVAAANPNHVILRTAWVYSPFGANFLKTMLRLSEARDHLRVVADQTGCPTSALDIADAILAIATRIVADPAPSLRGTFHLTGSGEASWADFAEAIFAALLKSGGKNVGVERIPTADYPTPAKRPANSRLNGDKLATTYGIRLPEWKQSMTIVMQDLLNKGL